The Planctellipticum variicoloris DNA window GGAGCCGACAGTTGTCCGGCAGGCCGAGTCTTCGAGGCCCGTACGATGGACGTCCTCGTCCGTCGGTCTTGTGAGACGCTGAGAAGAGGTCGACGGACGAGGACGTCCATCGTACGAAACTGTGGTCCGAAGCTTTCCTCTCTTTCGACATTCCGCCTTCGACATTCGACATTCGACATTTCTTCTCTCACCGCTTCATCAGCATCTCATCCAGATTCAGCAGCACGTTCCCCACTACCGACCACGCCGCCAGGTCGACCACATCCACTCCCGCCGGGGACGGGCCGAGCGGCTCGGTCGCCATCTTCATCGCCAGGTCCGGATGGTCCCGGAACCCGGCCGCGGTCTCGTCGTGCAATCGAACCAGCCGTGCCAGCTCTGCGGGATGCGGCTCCCGCGACGTGCAACGCCGGAAGGCGAATCGCATTCGCTCTTCCGTCGTCGCCCCCCCCTCAGCGAGCGCCAGCCGGGCCAGTGCCTGAGAGGCTTCGATATAAACCGGGTCGTTGAGAGTCACCAGCGCCTGCAGCGGCGTATTCGTCCGGACCCGACGGAGCGTGCACGTCTCGCGGTTTGGAGCGTCGAACGTCGCCATCGAAGGATACGGACTCGACCGCCGCCATGTCGTATAGAGCCCCCGCCGGTACTTGTCTTCCCCGCCGCTCGTCTGCCAGTCGATCCCGCTCCCGAACGCCGCAGACAGTCCCAGCGATGGCTGAGGCGGCTTCACGGGCGGGCCATACAATTTGTGGCTCAGCAGCCCGCTGACGGCGAGCGCCTGGTCGCGAATCATCTCGGCCGACATGCGGAACCGCGGGCCGCGCGCCAGCAGCCGGTTGTCGGGATCGAGTTGCACGAGTTCGGGCGTCACCCGGGACGACTGCCGATACGCCGCAGAGGTCACGATCTGTTTTACGAACGCCTTCAAATCCCAGTGCATCGCATGCAGTTCGGTGGCCAGCCAGTCGAGCAATTCGGGATGGGACGGCTGATCTCCCTGTGAGCCGAACTCCTCGCTCGTCGCCACGATCCCTGTCCCGAAGATCGACTCCCAGTACCGGTTGGCGATCACCCGGGCCGTGAGCGGGTTCTGCTCGGTCACCAGCCACTTCGCCAGCGCCAGCCGGTTGAGCGGTTCGCCCGCAGGTGGCGACGGAAAGACCGCCGGCGTCCCCTCAGATACTTCCTGCCCCAGATCCATGAAGTTGCCGCGGTGCTGCAGCTTCGTGACGCGGTGCTTGTCCGCCGGCAGATCCCGCATGATCGGCACCGTGACCGGCGGCATGTCGTTGAGCGACTTCTGCAACTCCGCCACCCGCGACCGTTGCGTCGCCAGCGCCGGCGTCACCGCCAGGAATTGTTTCGTGATCGCCGCCCGCTCCTCGGCCGTCCGGTCGGCCTCCGACCTCGCCGTGATCGCGTGCAGGACGGCCGCCGGCGTGGCCGCCCGTTCGCCGGCCCGTTCGTCATCGGTCACCGACAGCCGGAACGAACCCAGCAGATGCCCCGCATGCTTCGACTGCTGCTCCAGCGTCACCTGCAGGGTCGCTCCCGCCGGGACGGACACCGGAGTCGATGTCAGCAGGGTCAGAACATGCGGAGCGTCGATTGCCCCGCCGACGGCCCAGCCCTTCTCAGCCGGCTTGTCGTTCTTCAGCACTTCCTGGGCATTGAAGCCCGGCTGCATGTAGTCCGCGATGGCCGACGTAAAGGCCACTTCGCGCACGCCGCTGACCGACAACGCCTGTTGCGGATTCGGGATCTCGTCGACCATCTGCTGCCAGATCGTCTCCCGCGCCGCATTCAGCACGGAGACTTTGAATCCTTTGATCCGACTCTCCGTGTCGCCATCGGTCCGGTTCCAGATCACAATCCGCTCCAGCGGCTGATCAGCCTTCAGATCGACTTCCCACCATGGATCATCCGTAATCGCGCAGTGCGTGACCGAGTTCTTCGCGTAATCTCCGTCCGTGTTCCCGTCGATGCCCCGCCCGGCGTCGCCACCAAAGTCGGTCGAACTCTGCGACGCCTGCCCCTTCAGGGCCAGGTTTTCGTCACCGCGGAACGCCTGAACTTCCGCCAGGTGCAGAATCCGCTGTTTGCCCGGCAGCTCGACACGCACGTAACGCCCGATTGCGGCGGTTCCGCCCGGCGGAACCAGGTTCACTTTCACGCCCGTCAACACAAAGTTTCCGCCGGCCAGCCCCGAATTGCTCGCCGTTTCCAGCTTCAGCGCCCGCAGCGTCCCTTCGAGCGCCGGCAGCTCCAGTCGATAGACGTCCGTGTCCGCCTTCTCGGACGCAGACACCACAGCATCGCTGTTGATCTCGATCGGCTTCCCGGATTCCCGCTTCGCCTGGGAAGGAATCAGCCCGATCCAGGTGAATTCCGCCGACAGTCGCTCCATCCACTTCTGCTGCTCGATTGCCAGCTCCGGCGTCAACGTCTGCAGCGTCTGCTGCAGCCCGGCGATCTCAGCCTCCCACGCCTGCCGCTGCTGCTGCTGCTCGGGCGTAAAGATCGACAGCAGCGGGCTCTCGTCGCGCCGGTCCGCGTCCTCCGAATGGTTGAAGAACGCGAACAGCTTGAAGAACTCCTCCTGCGACAGCGGGTCGTACTTGTGACTGTGGCACTGGGCGCAGGCGATCGTCGTTCCCATCCAGACCGCCATCGTCGTGTTGACGCGATCGACGATCGCGACGTTGCGGAACTCCTCATCGTTCGTCCCACCCTCGCTGTTGGTCAGCGTGTTGCGATGGAACGCCGTGGCGATGAGCTGGTCGTTCGTCGGGCTCGGCAGCAGGTCGCCCGCGATCTGCTCGACCGTGAACTGGTCGAACGGCTTGTTCTCGTTGAACGCCTTGATGACGTAGTCGCGATACAGCCAGATCGTCCGCGGCGGGTCATCGGCATACCCCGCCGAGTCCGCATACCGGGCCAGATCCAGCCACTGATGCGCCCAGTGCTCGCCATACGCAGGCTTCTCCAGCAGCCGGTCGACCAGTTTTTCGTAGGCGTTTTGACTCTCGTCCTGCAGGAAGGCGTCGACCTCGGCAATCGTGGGCGGCAGCCCCGTCAGATCCAGCGACACCCGGCGGATCAGCGTCGCTTTGTCCGCCTCCGGCATCGGCTGCAGCCCCTCGCGTTCCAGCCGGGCCAGCAGAAAGCGGTCGATGTCATTCCGCGGCCACTTGGCGTTCTTCACTGCAGGAATCGCCGGCCGGACCGGCGCGGCGTACGACCAGTGAGTCGCGTAGGCTCCCCCTTCACGGACCCAGCGCTCCAGCAATTCCTTTTCCCGCTCGGTCAGCTTCTTCCCGGTTGCCGCCG harbors:
- a CDS encoding DUF1553 domain-containing protein is translated as MLRLVGMLAVVLLSSSGRAFAADPLDYNRDIKPILSNNCFQCHGPDAAERKGGTDGLRLDTAEGATADQGGSFAIVPRHPEQSALVARVLSRDPDEVMPPAATGKKLTEREKELLERWVREGGAYATHWSYAAPVRPAIPAVKNAKWPRNDIDRFLLARLEREGLQPMPEADKATLIRRVSLDLTGLPPTIAEVDAFLQDESQNAYEKLVDRLLEKPAYGEHWAHQWLDLARYADSAGYADDPPRTIWLYRDYVIKAFNENKPFDQFTVEQIAGDLLPSPTNDQLIATAFHRNTLTNSEGGTNDEEFRNVAIVDRVNTTMAVWMGTTIACAQCHSHKYDPLSQEEFFKLFAFFNHSEDADRRDESPLLSIFTPEQQQQRQAWEAEIAGLQQTLQTLTPELAIEQQKWMERLSAEFTWIGLIPSQAKRESGKPIEINSDAVVSASEKADTDVYRLELPALEGTLRALKLETASNSGLAGGNFVLTGVKVNLVPPGGTAAIGRYVRVELPGKQRILHLAEVQAFRGDENLALKGQASQSSTDFGGDAGRGIDGNTDGDYAKNSVTHCAITDDPWWEVDLKADQPLERIVIWNRTDGDTESRIKGFKVSVLNAARETIWQQMVDEIPNPQQALSVSGVREVAFTSAIADYMQPGFNAQEVLKNDKPAEKGWAVGGAIDAPHVLTLLTSTPVSVPAGATLQVTLEQQSKHAGHLLGSFRLSVTDDERAGERAATPAAVLHAITARSEADRTAEERAAITKQFLAVTPALATQRSRVAELQKSLNDMPPVTVPIMRDLPADKHRVTKLQHRGNFMDLGQEVSEGTPAVFPSPPAGEPLNRLALAKWLVTEQNPLTARVIANRYWESIFGTGIVATSEEFGSQGDQPSHPELLDWLATELHAMHWDLKAFVKQIVTSAAYRQSSRVTPELVQLDPDNRLLARGPRFRMSAEMIRDQALAVSGLLSHKLYGPPVKPPQPSLGLSAAFGSGIDWQTSGGEDKYRRGLYTTWRRSSPYPSMATFDAPNRETCTLRRVRTNTPLQALVTLNDPVYIEASQALARLALAEGGATTEERMRFAFRRCTSREPHPAELARLVRLHDETAAGFRDHPDLAMKMATEPLGPSPAGVDVVDLAAWSVVGNVLLNLDEMLMKR